In Amphiura filiformis chromosome 2, Afil_fr2py, whole genome shotgun sequence, one DNA window encodes the following:
- the LOC140140332 gene encoding uncharacterized protein, producing the protein MAVRKLEACISDIRSWCKMNKLVLNDSKTELVHLYSKFKNTSWTPSMTIGDFTIRPSPQARNLGVSMDSVLSMSSHVDNLCKSALLGIRKMGRIRQYLTRESTTKLVHAFVTSKLDTCNSLLYGLPDREIAKVQKVQNVAARLVLRISRHEHITPALEELHWLPIKQRVAYKIMLVTYKALHGMSPVFISDIIRVYVPTRSLRSSAECRLKVIKSSTKFYGDRSFAFAAAKLWNDLPSEIRHATTLGIFQSRLKTHLFRQYFNGDASYFIFHQLLCAQLILHVLFIPSNPAHLILPSREQDIILAESDVLVRVYLCHCCACHATV; encoded by the coding sequence ATGGCTGTTCGGAAACTTGAAGCGTGTATCAGTGACATTAGATCATGGTGTAAAATGAACAAGCTAGTTCTCAACGACAGCAAGACCGAGCTCGTCCACTTATATTCCAAATTCAAGAACACATCTTGGACACCTTCAATGACGATAGGTGACTTCACCATTCGTCCTTCTCCACAAGCACGCAATCTTGGCGTTAGCATGGACTCTGTCCTTAGCATGAGTAGTCACGTCGACAATCTATGCAAGAGTGCTCTTCTCGGTATCAGGAAGATGGGACGCATTCGGCAGTATCTGACTCGCGAATCAACCACTAAGTTGGTTCATGCCTTCGTAACATCTAAACTTGATACATGTAATTCGCTGTTGTATGGATTGCCGGATCGAGAGATCGCAAAAGTTCAGAAAGTTCAGAACGTGGCCGCAAGGCTTGTTCTGCGCATCTCGCGACATGAGCATATCACACCCGCTCTggaagagcttcactggctgccaaTAAAACAAAGAGTGGCATATAAGATCATGCTTGTTACATATAAAGCTCTTCATGGCATGTCACCAGTTTTTATATCTGACATCATTCGCGTTTATGTACCAACAAGATCGCTGAGATCATCTGCTGAATGTCGACTGAAAGTCATTAAGTCATCTACAAAGTTCTATGGTGACAGGTCATTTGCCTTCGCAGCCGCGAAATTATGGAACGATCTTCCCAGTGAAATTCGCCACGCTACTACTCTCGGCATTTTCCAGTCTCGACTGAAGACGCATCTCTTTAGACAGTACTTCAATGGTGATGCATCGTACTTCATTTTTCATCAATTATTATGTGCGCAATTAATTCTTCATGTGTTGTTTATTCCGAGTAACCCTGCCCATTTAATTTTACCATCTAGGGAGCAAGATATTATTCTtgctgagagtgatgtgctggtaaGGGTTTATTTATGCCATTGCTGTGCCTGCCATGCCACGGTTTGA